Part of the Sulfobacillus acidophilus DSM 10332 genome, ATGGCATTGACGCGAATATTGTGATGCGCCCATTCCACCGCCAACGTTCGTGTCATCGCCACCACCCCGGCTTTAGCCGCTACCGAATGCACCGTACGGGGGCCGCCGGTCCAGGCATAGCTCGCCACGATCGAGAGGATGCGACCTCCACGTCCGCTCTCGATCATTCGTAAACCGGCCGCCCGGGTTACGTAAAACGTCCCGTTGAGCACAGTGTTGACGACGGCATTCCAACCATTCACGGAGAGCTGGTCCGAATCGACGATGAAATTGCCGGCTGCGGCATTGACCAGTAAATCGAGTCGACCGGTTTCTTCCCAGGTTTGATGCACCAATTGGTCGACCTGCTGCGGATCCCGAATATCGGTAGGGACGGCGAGGGCTTGTCCCCCCTGTTGCTGGATGGTTTGGCGTGCTTTTTCCAGTCGGTCGGCCTTACGGCCGGCCAACACGACGGTGGCGCCCAAGCGGGCTAATTCTTCTGCGATCCCGAATCCGATGCCACTGCCGCCCCCGGTCACGATCGCGGTACGGCCGGCAAACGTATTGGGAGGTAACATCGTGTCTGGCACAAACATTCTCCTTTCCCGAGTCATTCGCCGTGAAAACGCGGTTGACGTTTATGTAAAAAAGCGTCGACGGCTTCCCCGTGATCTTGGGTATGTGCCAAGGCGTCCTGGACATCGCGTTCCAGTTGCAGCACCTGCTCCCAAGGACGGCTAGCCGCTTGGTCCATCAACTGTCGAATCAAATGGTAGGCCCGGGTGGGCCCGGCCGCCAGTTTATTCGCCAACTCGTCGAGTTCTTGTTGGAGTGCTTCCGGCGATTGATTGATGCGGGAGGCTAAACCGTAGCGCACCAGATCGTCGGCATTTAACACGCGCCCGGTCATGGCCAGCGATATGGCGGGTAAGAGGCCCAGACTGTGCACCAAGAGATACGACGCCCCCGTATCGGGTGCCAACCCGACATGAATAAAGGCCGGATTGAGCTGCGCACGGGCCGAAATCACGCGAAAATCGGTGGCTAGGGCCAGGGCTAATCCCCCCCCGACCGCCGGTCCGTCTAAAACGGCGATGGTGGGTTGCGGCATCGTCCGGAGGCGTTGGGCGATAGGCAGATATTCTTGCTCGACCAACTGACCCAGAGCAGGTCCGTGCGTTTCGTAATAGGTCTCTAATTCCCGCAGATCTTGACCGACCGAGAATGCACGCCCGGCTCCGGCCAAAACCACCACCCGTATTCCCGGATCTTGGGCCACCTGATTTAACGCGGATAAT contains:
- a CDS encoding 2,4-dienoyl-CoA reductase (NADPH) (PFAM: short chain dehydrogenase~COGs: COG1028 Dehydrogenase with different specificities (related to short-chain alcohol dehydrogenase)~InterPro IPR002198~KEGG: tmr:Tmar_1718 short-chain dehydrogenase/reductase SDR~PFAM: Short-chain dehydrogenase/reductase SDR~PRIAM: 2,4-dienoyl-CoA reductase (NADPH)~SPTR: Short-chain dehydrogenase/reductase SDR) — its product is MPDTMLPPNTFAGRTAIVTGGGSGIGFGIAEELARLGATVVLAGRKADRLEKARQTIQQQGGQALAVPTDIRDPQQVDQLVHQTWEETGRLDLLVNAAAGNFIVDSDQLSVNGWNAVVNTVLNGTFYVTRAAGLRMIESGRGGRILSIVASYAWTGGPRTVHSVAAKAGVVAMTRTLAVEWAHHNIRVNAMSPGPTDTEGARPLWQDPADEARLLAKIPVGRFGRVEEMAQAASYLLSPYADFVNGEVFVIDGGEWLGKGLTS
- a CDS encoding Enoyl-CoA hydratase/isomerase (PFAM: Enoyl-CoA hydratase/isomerase family~COGs: COG1024 Enoyl-CoA hydratase/carnithine racemase~InterPro IPR001753~KEGG: tbi:Tbis_3018 enoyl-CoA hydratase/isomerase~PFAM: Crotonase, core~SPTR: Enoyl-CoA hydratase/isomerase), encoding MSSPTIVVERQEARATITLNRPEALNALNTPLREGLLSALNQVAQDPGIRVVVLAGAGRAFSVGQDLRELETYYETHGPALGQLVEQEYLPIAQRLRTMPQPTIAVLDGPAVGGGLALALATDFRVISARAQLNPAFIHVGLAPDTGASYLLVHSLGLLPAISLAMTGRVLNADDLVRYGLASRINQSPEALQQELDELANKLAAGPTRAYHLIRQLMDQAASRPWEQVLQLERDVQDALAHTQDHGEAVDAFLHKRQPRFHGE